The following proteins are co-located in the uncultured Draconibacterium sp. genome:
- a CDS encoding aminopeptidase P family protein produces the protein MFDKSTYINRRSALKAKGLKGIGLFLGNGESPMNYSDNTYHYRQDSSFLYFFGLNFPGLIGVVDFDSGEDFIFGDDVDIADIIWMGPQVALQENAAKSGIKNTAPFNRVFDLVKKAKADGRTIHFLPPYRGENKLLLEKLLGISALTINTHASLAFIKAVISIREIKELQELEEIKKACVTGYNMHVTAMKMAQAGTWEQKIAGTIEGVALAGGGMPSFPIILSQNGETLHNHDHSQLLKEGKLMLCDAGAESLLHYASDFTRTTPVGGKFTQKQREIYEIVLAANNTATSLTKPGVSYLSVHLAAAEVMASGLKDLGLMKGDVKEAVAAGAHAMFFPHGLGHMMGLDVHDMEDLGQIYVGYDDEIQPIEQFGTAYLRLGKRLKPGFVITNEPGCYFIPALIDKWQSQGINKDFINFDKVNEYRDFGGIRLEDDILVTETGSEIIGERVPINPDEVEEIVQKG, from the coding sequence ATGTTTGATAAAAGCACATATATAAATCGACGTTCAGCATTAAAAGCAAAAGGTTTAAAAGGAATTGGCTTGTTTCTGGGTAATGGCGAATCGCCAATGAATTACAGTGACAACACCTATCATTACCGTCAGGATAGTTCTTTCCTGTATTTTTTTGGATTGAATTTTCCGGGTTTAATTGGCGTAGTTGATTTTGATAGTGGGGAAGACTTTATTTTTGGCGATGATGTTGATATTGCCGACATTATCTGGATGGGACCGCAAGTCGCACTGCAGGAAAATGCAGCTAAATCAGGTATTAAAAATACTGCACCTTTCAATCGGGTTTTTGACCTGGTTAAAAAAGCAAAAGCCGATGGACGAACCATACATTTTCTTCCTCCTTACCGGGGAGAGAACAAGTTATTACTCGAAAAACTTTTGGGAATATCGGCATTAACCATTAATACTCATGCTTCGCTGGCGTTTATTAAGGCAGTTATTTCTATTCGGGAAATAAAAGAACTTCAAGAGCTTGAAGAAATTAAAAAAGCCTGTGTTACCGGTTATAATATGCATGTAACAGCAATGAAAATGGCCCAGGCAGGAACTTGGGAGCAAAAAATTGCGGGAACAATTGAAGGAGTAGCATTGGCAGGTGGAGGAATGCCATCGTTTCCGATTATTTTATCGCAAAATGGAGAAACTTTGCACAACCACGATCATTCTCAGCTATTAAAGGAAGGTAAGTTAATGTTATGCGATGCAGGTGCAGAATCCTTATTACACTATGCTTCCGATTTTACGCGTACCACTCCTGTTGGCGGTAAATTCACCCAAAAGCAACGCGAAATTTACGAGATCGTTTTGGCTGCAAATAATACCGCCACCTCGTTGACAAAGCCCGGAGTAAGCTATTTGTCTGTTCATTTGGCTGCGGCAGAAGTAATGGCTTCCGGATTAAAAGATTTGGGATTAATGAAAGGCGATGTAAAAGAAGCAGTAGCTGCCGGAGCTCATGCCATGTTTTTTCCTCACGGACTTGGACACATGATGGGACTGGATGTGCATGACATGGAAGATTTAGGCCAGATTTATGTGGGTTACGACGACGAAATACAACCGATTGAACAGTTTGGGACAGCGTATTTACGTTTAGGGAAAAGACTTAAGCCAGGTTTTGTAATTACCAATGAACCAGGCTGTTATTTTATTCCGGCTTTAATTGACAAATGGCAATCACAGGGAATAAACAAAGACTTTATTAATTTCGACAAAGTAAATGAATACCGCGATTTTGGAGGCATTCGTTTAGAAGATGATATTCTTGTTACCGAAACAGGTAGTGAGATAATAGGAGAGCGGGTACCAATTAATCCGGATGAAGTAGAAGAGATCGTTCAAAAAGGTTGA
- a CDS encoding cytidylate kinase-like family protein, giving the protein MGNSLMTYLNKRLVDETSFSKGNMNMAGPVITISREVGCNGLKLANLLASRMNTQEGISDWKVLSKEIFHQSAKELDLEPETVRQTLKKSDHYTFEQILKAFNDKRYKSEEKIVKTVKEVVRTLAIDGYKIIVGRASHLITKDIERSLHIRLIAPLDYRVNTIMNNNNLSRNEALQFIDKVENERIAFRKALKEDKLREELFDLTINRASFTDEQILEIIDFTVKKKELMKGLKRKMEYF; this is encoded by the coding sequence ATGGGAAATTCATTAATGACCTACTTAAACAAACGCCTTGTTGATGAAACATCCTTTTCTAAAGGCAACATGAATATGGCCGGACCAGTAATTACTATATCCAGGGAAGTTGGATGCAATGGTTTAAAACTGGCCAATTTACTTGCTTCCAGGATGAATACTCAGGAAGGTATATCGGATTGGAAAGTACTTAGTAAAGAGATTTTTCATCAAAGTGCGAAGGAGCTCGATTTGGAACCAGAAACAGTGCGGCAGACCTTGAAAAAGTCGGACCATTACACTTTTGAGCAAATCTTAAAAGCTTTTAATGACAAACGTTACAAGAGCGAAGAGAAAATTGTAAAAACCGTAAAAGAAGTGGTGCGAACTTTGGCTATTGACGGCTACAAAATAATTGTTGGACGAGCCAGTCATCTGATTACGAAAGACATTGAGCGTTCGCTTCATATCCGGTTAATTGCACCCTTAGACTACCGTGTAAATACAATTATGAATAACAATAACCTGAGCAGAAATGAAGCGCTGCAGTTTATCGATAAAGTTGAAAATGAACGAATCGCATTTAGAAAAGCATTAAAGGAAGATAAGTTGCGTGAAGAGTTGTTTGATTTAACCATAAACCGGGCATCGTTTACCGATGAACAAATACTTGAGATCATTGATTTTACCGTAAAGAAGAAAGAACTGATGAAAGGATTAAAACGCAAAATGGAATATTTTTAA
- a CDS encoding sodium:solute symporter: MNTLDWVVIAAFAAVLIGIIAWVFMQKEETSGDYFLAGRGATWLAIGASIFASNIGSEHLIGLAGAGASSGMAMAHWEIQAYMILVLGWVFVPFYSRSMVTTMPEFLERRYNKESRTILSMISLISYVLTKVAVTVYAGGLVFKEVFGIDKMWGIDFFWISAIGLVVITAIYTVVGGMKSVLYTSVLQTPILLIGSLIIVVLGLRALGGWDEMMRIASAVEINDYGDTMTNLIRSNRDENFPWLGVFIGSAVIGFWYFCTDQFVVQRVLSGKDETQARRGTIFGAYLKLTPVFLFMIPGMIAFAMAKKGIVINGEAFSLSSSDAAFPTLVAKLLPAGVKGLVVCGILAALMSSLASLFNSSAMLFTIDFYKKYRPQASEKRLLHVGRIATVVVVVLGILWIPIMRSVGNVLYEYLQDVQSVLAPGIAAAFLLGVVSTKPTPKGGMWGMISGFAIGITRIGAKVLYTSMAKADGYADVKLWAADTGVHNWFYQLFYGVNWLFFSGGMLVFSILVIVIVSRFTKNAPSSQIEGLTFSSATTQQKAATFASWNKWDVFHSVIILGLTVAFYIYFW; encoded by the coding sequence ATGAATACGTTAGACTGGGTAGTAATTGCGGCATTTGCAGCTGTTTTAATCGGGATCATTGCCTGGGTTTTTATGCAAAAGGAAGAAACCTCGGGTGACTATTTTTTGGCAGGAAGAGGAGCAACCTGGCTGGCCATTGGTGCCTCCATTTTTGCATCAAACATTGGCTCAGAGCATTTAATAGGACTGGCCGGTGCCGGTGCTTCAAGCGGAATGGCCATGGCTCACTGGGAAATTCAGGCTTATATGATTTTGGTGCTTGGCTGGGTCTTTGTTCCGTTCTATTCGCGAAGTATGGTAACAACTATGCCCGAGTTTTTGGAACGTAGATACAACAAAGAATCGCGTACTATATTATCGATGATTTCGCTGATTAGTTATGTACTTACCAAAGTTGCCGTTACAGTTTATGCCGGAGGATTGGTATTTAAAGAAGTATTTGGGATTGATAAAATGTGGGGCATTGATTTCTTCTGGATTTCTGCCATTGGTTTGGTTGTGATAACTGCTATTTATACGGTTGTAGGAGGTATGAAATCGGTACTTTATACATCGGTCCTGCAAACTCCGATTTTATTGATTGGTTCCTTAATCATAGTTGTTTTAGGACTTCGCGCGCTTGGCGGCTGGGACGAAATGATGCGAATTGCCAGCGCTGTGGAAATTAACGACTACGGCGACACAATGACCAACCTGATTCGCAGTAACAGAGACGAAAACTTCCCCTGGCTGGGTGTATTTATTGGTTCGGCTGTAATCGGATTCTGGTATTTCTGTACCGACCAGTTTGTTGTACAACGTGTACTTTCCGGAAAAGATGAAACACAAGCTCGTCGTGGTACTATTTTCGGTGCTTACTTAAAATTAACCCCGGTATTTTTGTTTATGATTCCCGGTATGATCGCTTTTGCAATGGCTAAGAAAGGCATTGTGATCAATGGTGAAGCCTTTAGTTTGTCATCATCGGATGCTGCTTTTCCAACCTTGGTTGCCAAACTTTTGCCTGCAGGTGTTAAAGGGCTTGTTGTTTGCGGAATTCTTGCTGCATTAATGAGTTCACTGGCTTCATTGTTTAATTCATCGGCCATGTTATTTACCATCGATTTTTATAAAAAATACCGTCCGCAGGCGAGTGAAAAAAGATTATTACATGTGGGTCGAATTGCCACTGTAGTGGTTGTTGTTCTGGGAATTCTTTGGATTCCAATTATGCGAAGTGTGGGAAATGTTTTGTACGAGTATTTACAAGATGTTCAGTCGGTTTTAGCACCAGGAATTGCAGCCGCATTTTTGCTGGGTGTTGTTTCAACCAAACCAACTCCCAAAGGTGGAATGTGGGGTATGATTTCGGGATTTGCAATTGGAATTACACGTATTGGTGCAAAAGTTTTATACACAAGTATGGCCAAAGCTGACGGATATGCCGATGTTAAACTTTGGGCAGCAGACACAGGTGTTCATAACTGGTTTTATCAGTTGTTCTATGGAGTAAACTGGTTGTTTTTTAGTGGTGGTATGTTGGTGTTTAGTATACTTGTAATTGTTATTGTAAGTCGATTTACAAAAAATGCACCTTCCTCACAAATCGAAGGACTTACCTTTTCATCGGCAACAACCCAGCAAAAAGCTGCAACTTTTGCCAGCTGGAACAAGTGGGATGTATTCCACTCGGTGATAATTCTGGGATTAACAGTTGCTTTCTACATTTATTTCTGGTAA
- a CDS encoding glycoside hydrolase family 127 protein, whose translation MKSQLLFTIFTVLFLWSCKTNPEQTSVTTADYPISGVPFSQVQINDNFWLPKIETNRTATIPASFQKCEETGRLENFLIAGGKMEGTVRGDMPFDDTDVYKIIEGAAYSMTTIPDPKLDAYVDSLIEIIAIGQEEDGYLTTWKTIDPTHSPAEWCPPGERWEGLAWSHELYNAGHMFEAAAAHYIATGKTNFLDIATKNADLLVKVFGAEGNYQVPGHQIVETGLIKLYLITDKKEYLDLARHFLDTRGDSTKRETWGPYNQDHQPVIEQEEAVGHAVRAAYMYAGMTDIAALYNDAAYKNAVNKIWDNVVTKKMYITGGIGALHQGEAFGENYELPNLTAYNETCAAIANVYWNYRMFLLYGDSKYIDVLERSLYNGVISGVALNGKEFFYPNPLSCDMHYHFNREHLDRQTWFDCSCCPTNLCRFMPSVPGYIYAQKDDNLYVNLFVQSSTKLEMEGNEVEIAQDTKYPWDGDIKISVSPKKKTTFSVKVRIPGWSVNTPVPGDLYSYKEKTGTKPVIEINGEQVAYSLENGYAILNREWNNEDQIKLTLPMEVRKVKANDLVEDDRGKIALERGPIVYCVEEIDNPAIENLSVSENTSFSSNFQADLLAGVELIKAEGPEKEEQFTAIPYYTWNNRGANKMDVWLTEK comes from the coding sequence ATGAAATCACAGTTATTATTTACAATTTTTACGGTTTTGTTTCTTTGGAGTTGTAAAACAAATCCAGAACAAACATCTGTAACAACAGCCGATTATCCAATTTCGGGCGTTCCATTCAGCCAGGTTCAGATAAACGATAATTTTTGGCTGCCAAAAATAGAAACCAACCGAACTGCTACAATACCTGCTTCATTCCAGAAATGTGAAGAAACCGGACGTTTGGAGAATTTTTTAATTGCCGGTGGAAAAATGGAAGGGACAGTTCGAGGAGATATGCCTTTTGACGATACCGATGTGTACAAAATTATTGAAGGTGCAGCCTATTCAATGACTACTATTCCCGATCCAAAATTGGATGCATACGTTGATTCGCTAATCGAAATTATAGCGATCGGGCAGGAAGAAGATGGCTACTTAACAACCTGGAAAACAATTGACCCAACTCATTCGCCAGCTGAATGGTGCCCTCCCGGAGAACGTTGGGAAGGACTTGCCTGGAGCCACGAATTGTATAACGCAGGTCATATGTTTGAAGCTGCAGCAGCACATTATATTGCCACCGGTAAAACCAACTTTCTGGACATTGCTACAAAAAATGCAGATTTACTGGTGAAGGTTTTTGGTGCTGAGGGTAATTATCAGGTTCCCGGCCATCAGATTGTTGAAACCGGCTTGATAAAACTCTATTTAATTACCGATAAAAAGGAATACCTCGATTTGGCCCGTCATTTTTTAGACACACGCGGCGACAGCACCAAACGTGAAACCTGGGGACCTTACAACCAGGATCATCAACCCGTTATTGAGCAGGAAGAAGCAGTAGGTCATGCCGTTCGTGCAGCATATATGTATGCCGGAATGACCGACATTGCAGCGCTTTATAACGATGCCGCCTATAAAAACGCAGTGAATAAAATATGGGACAATGTGGTAACAAAAAAAATGTACATCACCGGTGGAATTGGCGCTCTGCATCAAGGAGAAGCTTTTGGTGAGAACTATGAATTACCAAACCTTACTGCATACAACGAAACGTGTGCGGCCATTGCCAATGTATATTGGAATTACAGAATGTTTTTACTTTATGGCGATTCGAAATACATTGACGTATTGGAAAGAAGCCTCTACAACGGGGTAATCTCTGGTGTGGCTCTCAACGGAAAAGAGTTCTTTTATCCGAATCCGCTTTCCTGCGATATGCACTATCATTTTAATCGCGAACATCTCGATCGTCAAACCTGGTTCGATTGTTCTTGTTGTCCTACTAATTTGTGTCGTTTTATGCCTTCGGTTCCCGGTTACATTTACGCCCAAAAAGATGATAATTTATATGTAAACCTTTTTGTTCAAAGTAGTACAAAACTTGAAATGGAAGGAAATGAAGTAGAAATTGCACAAGACACCAAATATCCCTGGGACGGTGATATTAAAATTTCGGTATCGCCTAAAAAGAAAACTACGTTTAGTGTTAAAGTTAGAATTCCGGGTTGGTCAGTAAATACACCGGTACCGGGTGATTTGTATTCATACAAAGAAAAAACGGGAACAAAACCGGTAATCGAAATAAATGGCGAGCAGGTAGCTTATTCGCTTGAGAATGGATATGCAATATTAAACCGTGAATGGAATAACGAAGATCAGATTAAACTTACGCTGCCAATGGAAGTTCGAAAAGTAAAAGCCAATGATTTGGTAGAAGACGACAGAGGAAAAATTGCATTGGAACGGGGCCCGATTGTATATTGTGTGGAAGAAATAGATAATCCTGCAATTGAAAACCTTTCCGTTTCGGAAAACACAAGTTTTTCAAGCAATTTTCAAGCTGATTTACTTGCAGGAGTGGAGCTTATAAAAGCTGAAGGACCGGAAAAAGAGGAGCAGTTTACAGCCATTCCGTATTATACATGGAATAACAGAGGAGCCAATAAAATGGATGTCTGGCTAACAGAAAAGTAG
- a CDS encoding DUF6144 family protein: protein MKTVRRDFLKSACVSGACICGFPAILKASNQEQDQNESDTHFMQEWISTLLLNLDQNCDESGAREIMKKCATAHYKRLNMDEFLKPYEGNLESFIQFIEKEWGWKINYQKENKVILADENKNYCVCPLVNKKNGVKSSILCYCSEGFAEKMFSKVIGQTVKAKVVSSIHLGDKTCIYKILI, encoded by the coding sequence ATGAAAACAGTACGCAGAGATTTTTTAAAGAGTGCATGTGTTTCCGGAGCATGTATTTGTGGTTTTCCGGCTATTTTAAAAGCATCTAACCAGGAGCAAGACCAGAATGAATCGGACACTCATTTTATGCAAGAGTGGATTTCTACCCTTTTATTAAACCTTGATCAGAATTGCGATGAGAGCGGGGCACGTGAAATAATGAAAAAATGTGCAACTGCCCATTACAAGCGTCTTAACATGGATGAATTTTTAAAACCTTATGAAGGGAATCTTGAATCATTTATACAGTTTATTGAAAAAGAGTGGGGCTGGAAAATAAACTACCAAAAGGAGAATAAGGTAATTCTGGCCGATGAGAATAAAAACTACTGTGTTTGTCCTTTGGTAAACAAAAAAAATGGAGTAAAATCATCCATTCTTTGCTACTGTTCCGAAGGTTTTGCCGAGAAGATGTTTTCAAAAGTAATTGGGCAAACGGTGAAAGCAAAGGTTGTATCTTCCATACATTTAGGAGATAAAACCTGTATATATAAAATATTGATATAA
- a CDS encoding RagB/SusD family nutrient uptake outer membrane protein → MKKIRYNKIFSLFFLSLALLMSACTELEDTSYSVIIAEQFEPTDEDVVAIIGSAYGSWVPILNHWNGFWRAQEVGADQIVIPARPNGWVDGGIYRRIHEHVWTTDEDIVYATWDRTYSGIANCNRILYQIESGLLPLEETKDAVIAELKVLRAAYYYLLCDLYGNVPIVTDFDVEEGYLPEQSSRAEVYNFIVSEINENLQYLPSENSMLTYGRFNVWAARTLLAKMYLNAEVYSGTAKWSECIDQCNEIINSNAGFILESNQKSVFVTENQFSKEIIFGIAIDDQYTKGWNDFDIHMQTCQPSMQAKYNLTQTPWGGMCAIPQFIETFDPADKRLTNNYMMGQQYSASGEPLLVTMGGLVGQPLALINELPGVHFSEEIHGYRFEKFEIGLGSSNVLNNDYPLFRYADVLMMKAECLLRTGDADGAAAIVSEVRARAFDDPAKAIVTGDQLSQGSSYDYGLRNEFTSTTEGGDDILFGRFLDELGWEFNQEGRRRQDMIRFGVFTTKSWLSHSPNGDYRSIYPIPRGRLETNSNLTQNQGY, encoded by the coding sequence ATGAAGAAAATAAGATATAACAAAATATTCAGCCTGTTTTTCCTTTCGCTGGCATTGCTGATGTCGGCATGTACCGAGCTGGAGGATACAAGCTATAGCGTAATTATTGCGGAACAATTCGAACCTACCGATGAAGATGTAGTTGCCATAATCGGCTCGGCATACGGAAGTTGGGTTCCAATTTTAAATCACTGGAATGGATTTTGGCGTGCACAGGAAGTTGGTGCCGACCAGATTGTAATTCCCGCCAGACCAAACGGTTGGGTCGACGGAGGAATTTACCGAAGAATACACGAACACGTTTGGACTACCGACGAAGATATTGTTTATGCTACCTGGGACAGAACTTATTCCGGTATTGCCAATTGCAACCGAATACTTTATCAAATTGAGTCGGGACTGCTTCCACTGGAGGAAACAAAAGATGCTGTAATTGCCGAATTAAAAGTACTCAGGGCTGCTTATTATTACCTGCTGTGCGATTTGTATGGTAACGTTCCAATCGTAACCGATTTTGATGTTGAAGAAGGATACCTGCCTGAGCAAAGTAGCAGGGCAGAGGTTTATAACTTTATTGTAAGCGAAATAAACGAAAACCTGCAATACCTTCCAAGCGAAAATTCGATGTTAACTTATGGACGATTTAATGTTTGGGCAGCACGAACTTTGTTAGCTAAAATGTATTTAAATGCGGAAGTTTATTCGGGAACAGCAAAATGGAGCGAGTGCATTGATCAGTGTAATGAAATCATTAATTCAAATGCCGGATTTATTCTTGAAAGCAATCAGAAGAGTGTATTTGTAACTGAAAATCAATTCTCAAAGGAAATTATTTTTGGTATTGCCATCGACGATCAATACACCAAAGGATGGAATGATTTTGATATTCACATGCAAACCTGTCAGCCATCAATGCAGGCGAAATACAATTTAACACAAACGCCGTGGGGAGGAATGTGTGCCATACCTCAGTTTATTGAAACATTTGATCCTGCCGATAAAAGGTTAACCAATAATTATATGATGGGGCAACAATATTCGGCAAGTGGAGAACCTTTGCTAGTAACAATGGGAGGGTTGGTTGGCCAGCCATTGGCGCTTATTAACGAACTGCCCGGAGTACATTTTTCTGAAGAAATTCATGGCTATCGTTTTGAAAAGTTTGAAATTGGCCTTGGATCATCAAATGTATTAAATAACGATTATCCCTTGTTTCGTTATGCAGATGTTTTAATGATGAAAGCCGAATGTTTATTACGAACCGGAGACGCCGATGGTGCTGCTGCCATCGTTTCTGAAGTTAGAGCGAGAGCTTTTGACGATCCGGCTAAAGCAATAGTCACCGGAGACCAGCTATCACAGGGAAGTTCGTATGATTATGGTTTAAGAAATGAGTTTACTTCAACTACAGAAGGTGGCGATGATATTCTGTTTGGTCGTTTTCTAGATGAACTGGGATGGGAGTTTAACCAGGAAGGCAGAAGACGTCAGGATATGATCCGATTTGGAGTATTTACTACTAAATCATGGCTGTCGCATTCACCAAATGGTGATTACCGTTCCATTTATCCGATTCCTCGCGGACGACTGGAAACAAATTCAAACCTGACACAAAATCAGGGATATTAA